Proteins encoded within one genomic window of Bifidobacteriaceae bacterium:
- the dcm gene encoding DNA (cytosine-5-)-methyltransferase, with product MLETALRARATTRKATPLRRPAGGSGHSATSAAPAGPTTDGSDQQASPAPPSTTTGPVTFIDLFAGLGGFHVALDKLGATCVFAAEREPDLQTLYEKNFGLRPEGDIATVDLSSIPPHTVLCAGFPCQPFSKSGKQLGFEHTEQGKLFFNVIEILGAHRPQCFILENVPNLLKHDEGRTFARIEQELRGLGYAIRHERLSPHQFTIPQIRERVYVVGTLGDMTQFAWPETSEEPTSIKTILGNEGGKMLPPRVLEALSVWGEFLELSKQSDDEELPSFPIWGMEFGATYPYEGSTPWELIRTGRIRELQRTRGTLGRPLGRLGDEDILAALPSHARREQSEFPRWKQTFIRQNREFYARNREWIDPWLPKIRGFPSSFQKFEWNAHGEERDIWQYVIQIRASGVRLKRQTTAPSLIAMTDTQVPIIAWEKRYMTPAECARLQSLGDLAMPESPSKTFRALGNAVNAEVVRRIAQSLLATIPTAGIVPCVNARRGPIEGP from the coding sequence ATGCTGGAGACAGCGCTTCGAGCGCGGGCTACGACGCGCAAGGCAACGCCGCTTCGGCGTCCCGCCGGCGGATCGGGGCACAGCGCCACTTCCGCCGCCCCCGCAGGGCCCACAACAGACGGTTCGGATCAGCAGGCATCCCCCGCCCCGCCCTCAACCACTACGGGGCCCGTCACATTCATTGACCTATTCGCGGGTCTCGGCGGGTTCCACGTCGCCCTGGACAAACTCGGGGCGACATGCGTGTTCGCCGCCGAGCGGGAGCCGGACCTGCAAACCCTGTATGAGAAGAACTTCGGCCTTCGCCCTGAAGGCGACATTGCCACGGTGGACTTGTCGAGCATCCCGCCCCACACGGTCCTATGCGCTGGGTTCCCTTGCCAACCATTCTCAAAATCAGGCAAGCAACTCGGCTTCGAGCACACCGAGCAGGGGAAGCTCTTCTTCAACGTGATCGAGATTCTTGGCGCTCACCGCCCTCAATGCTTCATCTTGGAGAACGTTCCCAACCTCCTCAAGCACGACGAAGGTAGAACGTTCGCACGAATCGAGCAGGAACTGCGGGGTCTGGGGTACGCCATTAGGCACGAGAGACTGTCGCCTCACCAGTTCACCATCCCGCAAATCCGTGAACGCGTCTATGTCGTCGGCACTTTGGGCGACATGACCCAGTTCGCCTGGCCAGAGACCAGCGAAGAACCGACCAGTATCAAGACCATTTTGGGAAACGAGGGTGGCAAGATGCTCCCTCCCCGTGTCTTGGAGGCTCTCAGCGTGTGGGGAGAGTTCCTTGAGTTGTCGAAGCAATCTGACGACGAGGAGCTACCGTCCTTCCCGATCTGGGGCATGGAGTTCGGAGCGACCTACCCGTACGAAGGGTCGACACCATGGGAACTCATCAGAACCGGCAGGATCAGGGAACTTCAGCGCACCAGAGGCACCTTGGGGCGGCCCCTGGGCCGCCTTGGGGATGAGGACATCCTGGCCGCGCTCCCCAGCCACGCACGCAGAGAACAGTCGGAGTTCCCCAGATGGAAGCAAACATTCATTCGTCAAAACAGGGAGTTCTATGCACGCAACCGCGAGTGGATTGACCCATGGCTGCCCAAGATTCGGGGCTTCCCGTCCAGCTTCCAGAAGTTCGAGTGGAACGCCCACGGCGAAGAGCGCGACATCTGGCAGTACGTGATCCAGATTCGAGCCTCAGGCGTCCGGCTCAAGCGTCAAACCACTGCTCCCAGCCTGATCGCCATGACTGACACTCAAGTCCCGATCATCGCCTGGGAGAAGCGCTACATGACCCCCGCTGAGTGCGCGCGGCTCCAGAGCCTGGGTGACCTAGCCATGCCCGAGAGCCCATCGAAGACCTTCAGAGCGCTGGGGAATGCCGTCAACGCGGAAGTCGTGCGGCGAATCGCGCAGAGCCTTCTTGCGACCATCCCAACGGCGGGCATTGTTCCGTGTGTAAACGCACGTCGTGGGCCCATCGAGGGGCCTTAG
- a CDS encoding tyrosine-type recombinase/integrase: protein MSRPRVPIGTFGEILLIHRASGSVEARARYRDWDGKLREVQATAKTEAAAERALKSKLAERSLLQPGAAAITPDSSFRELADYWFEDMELEGRVTRQTLDAYRRQMNNLVLPVFGNLTLREIGVARCDMFTKQLAKQSYSRAKQAKTVLRLAFALAVRHEVLLRNPMDGIGRLRKPPHAPDALTPQEVGAIRVAIRAWERGTVVSGPKPDGQLSAIIEVMLGTSARIGEALALRRRDVDIASAVPTVLIAGTIVTPSGQTPYRQDHPKTAKSRRVVALPSFTAEAVRARLADLADRSPDALVFRSRNGTPLTPNNVRRQLRRVLDLAGVERANPHKFRRTAATEISNAADADLAAELLGHTDSRTTIAHYIHRDEMVNPVTAALLDARFGRKA from the coding sequence ATGAGCCGGCCGCGGGTGCCCATAGGCACATTCGGGGAAATCCTGCTGATCCACCGCGCGTCCGGGAGCGTGGAGGCGCGGGCCCGCTACCGGGATTGGGACGGCAAGCTCCGCGAGGTGCAGGCCACCGCCAAGACGGAGGCCGCTGCCGAGCGCGCTCTGAAGTCCAAGCTCGCGGAACGGTCTCTTCTCCAGCCCGGGGCGGCCGCCATCACACCCGACTCGTCGTTCAGGGAGTTGGCCGATTACTGGTTCGAAGACATGGAACTCGAAGGGCGCGTCACCCGGCAGACCCTTGACGCGTACCGGCGGCAGATGAACAACCTGGTACTGCCAGTGTTCGGGAACTTGACGCTGCGGGAGATCGGGGTTGCGCGGTGCGACATGTTCACCAAGCAGTTGGCGAAGCAGTCGTACAGCCGCGCCAAGCAGGCCAAGACAGTGCTCAGGTTGGCGTTCGCGCTGGCGGTGCGGCACGAGGTGTTGCTGCGGAACCCGATGGACGGCATCGGGCGGCTGCGAAAACCGCCCCACGCGCCGGACGCGCTGACGCCGCAGGAGGTGGGCGCGATCCGGGTGGCGATCAGGGCGTGGGAGCGCGGCACCGTGGTCAGCGGGCCGAAGCCGGATGGGCAGCTGTCCGCGATCATCGAGGTGATGCTGGGCACGTCCGCCCGGATCGGGGAGGCGCTGGCCCTGCGGCGCCGGGACGTGGACATCGCCAGCGCCGTCCCAACGGTCTTGATCGCGGGCACAATCGTCACACCATCCGGGCAGACGCCCTACCGGCAGGACCACCCGAAGACCGCGAAGTCCCGGCGCGTCGTGGCGCTGCCCTCTTTCACTGCCGAGGCGGTGCGCGCCCGGCTCGCGGACCTGGCTGACAGGTCGCCGGACGCGCTGGTGTTCCGCTCCCGCAACGGCACGCCGTTGACGCCGAACAACGTCCGCCGCCAGCTCCGGCGGGTCCTGGACCTGGCGGGCGTGGAGCGGGCCAACCCGCACAAGTTCCGCCGCACGGCCGCCACCGAGATCAGCAACGCCGCCGACGCGGACCTGGCCGCCGAACTGCTGGGTCACACCGACAGCAGGACCACAATCGCGCACTACATCCACCGCGACGAGATGGTCAACCCCGTGACGGCGGCGCTGCTGGACGCCAGGTTCGGGCGGAAAGCGTGA
- a CDS encoding helix-turn-helix domain-containing protein — protein sequence MAFPAEAQRFRFAAGVRRATWRAGLAAFVGAPAHLDAVRTANETSADPFALEPMLSTAELSALLGVPVSTVYGWRVLGRGPVAHRVGKHLRYTVSDVRDWIDARREAPPSGTGAATPFPGRGGAAGFGSAPSDGSGPR from the coding sequence TTGGCTTTCCCAGCAGAAGCCCAGCGTTTTCGATTCGCGGCCGGGGTGCGGCGCGCCACCTGGCGGGCCGGTTTGGCCGCGTTCGTGGGAGCGCCCGCGCACTTGGACGCTGTGAGGACTGCCAACGAAACAAGCGCCGACCCGTTCGCCTTAGAGCCGATGCTGAGCACCGCCGAGTTGTCCGCCCTGTTGGGCGTTCCCGTCTCGACCGTGTACGGCTGGCGCGTACTCGGCAGGGGGCCGGTGGCGCACCGGGTCGGCAAGCACCTGCGGTACACCGTCTCGGACGTGCGGGATTGGATCGATGCGCGGCGGGAGGCCCCGCCGTCCGGAACCGGTGCCGCAACTCCATTCCCCGGCCGTGGCGGCGCGGCCGGATTCGGCTCGGCTCCGTCCGATGGCAGCGGTCCACGATGA
- a CDS encoding helix-turn-helix domain-containing protein — translation MDIVWIGGRLIVAGPDTVAFTVWMEAGQAASGIRMDPGVGPLVLGVPAHRLRDQVVPLGDVIDSRSAARFEAAVRSGRLDAAGAALAVANRRESCWRSQDAVLARTVFKRAADAVPAPVIARELGWSERTLRRYALEAFGYWVRTVRRVARLQRALRLVASGGVLADSAGRSGYADQAHMTRDFTAMIGVTPGSLQGGRQTADSGANRSTALPSGSSKTA, via the coding sequence ATGGACATCGTCTGGATCGGCGGCCGGCTGATCGTTGCCGGGCCGGACACGGTCGCGTTCACCGTCTGGATGGAAGCCGGCCAGGCCGCGTCGGGGATCAGGATGGACCCAGGGGTCGGCCCGCTGGTGCTTGGCGTTCCCGCCCATCGCCTGCGGGACCAGGTGGTCCCTCTGGGGGACGTGATCGACAGCAGGTCGGCGGCCAGGTTCGAAGCGGCGGTCCGGTCGGGCCGCCTGGACGCGGCCGGCGCCGCCCTGGCCGTGGCAAACCGCCGCGAGTCCTGTTGGCGGTCGCAGGACGCCGTGTTGGCACGGACCGTGTTCAAACGAGCGGCCGATGCCGTCCCCGCGCCTGTGATCGCTCGCGAGCTCGGCTGGTCGGAGCGGACTTTGCGCCGCTACGCGCTGGAGGCCTTCGGCTACTGGGTGCGGACCGTGCGCCGAGTGGCGCGCCTCCAACGGGCGCTCCGGTTGGTCGCTTCAGGCGGCGTCCTCGCGGACTCGGCCGGGCGTTCGGGTTACGCCGACCAGGCGCACATGACCAGGGACTTCACCGCGATGATCGGGGTCACGCCTGGTTCCCTGCAAGGCGGGCGTCAAACGGCGGACAGCGGAGCGAACAGGTCGACGGCGTTGCCGTCTGGGTCTTCCAAGACCGCGTAG